Proteins from a genomic interval of Candidatus Hydrothermales bacterium:
- a CDS encoding transglutaminase domain-containing protein, with protein sequence MKCEKAILYKITMNSFPITLAFSILLKFNLEIKKKELLRISERENVKKWAEFIIESSNSLDILNFNYENFILHLKAIKENLERIPWKEKINDYLLYHYILPPRVTQEPLENFTWIYKDTLYNLVRNAKDIREAVLKINEWCYTKVEYIPTEIWDQNAISTIKRGLGRCEEMTILFMKALRTVCIPVREVYTPWWPFTESNHAWCEVWTGEKWEFIGSAEPTDLNFAWFRNPSKRAAVVFSPVFGKIKNKEKIFKESKRFTILNVTENYVYPYRVKVIAPKNTVISFCVYNYSALIPIFVDTLKEKEKEYILGRNNYFIYSSKGNLCDYKILRPKNNFDTVLIELGKKELRDTSFWFYVGEEIEDTEKPLYKPNFDSLNLIRSKNFEKISYLDTLKIRDKKLRKILENARGNKEKLLSFYNSLNEEEKKDFIDFFEDLNPKDLVMLDTINLRKELKYIRNSLNLAKEAPDTIVEKYLIPERILYEEFAFYRYLLYEEFKKYLDKDVNKVAKKVSDWVKRNIKEEKEREFFKPLLNPLYTYKLRRGRNIERYILICGILRSLGVPSKIKWNYRGVLYWYDGWNEISFEKEKVREKAVLITKFLREGRNVSKDFEYFDNYSIVSFKEYPERLEPEIIKRDTIHIVDLEKDVYYLISGFRNAKGDAFVRIKKVDLRKIDTLRTSLDVSIPHQDLKPGDMVIRKYKEFEGIENIGLKKEEFLKGKVIFLFVDFKSEESRSTVLNAKKKINEFEGKVFFFGEDKLEIEKFLRENNIKGEVFKVSKELINKWGIKSLPSILYLKENKPIFWIEGLTLHLGELLQIE encoded by the coding sequence TTGAAATGTGAAAAGGCCATTCTTTATAAAATTACTATGAATTCTTTCCCTATTACTCTAGCTTTCTCGATCCTATTAAAATTTAACCTTGAAATAAAAAAGAAGGAGTTACTTAGGATTTCTGAAAGAGAAAATGTTAAAAAATGGGCTGAATTTATCATTGAAAGCTCTAACTCCTTAGATATTTTAAATTTTAACTACGAAAACTTTATTTTACATTTAAAAGCTATAAAGGAAAACCTGGAGAGGATTCCTTGGAAAGAGAAAATAAATGATTATCTTTTATACCACTATATTTTACCACCCAGGGTTACACAGGAACCGCTTGAGAACTTTACATGGATTTATAAAGATACTCTTTATAACCTTGTAAGAAATGCAAAGGACATAAGGGAAGCTGTCTTAAAAATAAACGAATGGTGTTATACAAAAGTTGAATATATACCTACAGAGATATGGGATCAGAATGCTATATCCACAATTAAAAGAGGTCTTGGAAGATGTGAAGAAATGACAATCTTATTTATGAAGGCACTCAGGACTGTCTGCATTCCTGTAAGAGAAGTTTATACACCCTGGTGGCCATTTACAGAGAGCAATCACGCCTGGTGTGAGGTATGGACAGGTGAAAAATGGGAATTTATAGGATCAGCAGAACCCACTGACTTAAACTTTGCTTGGTTTAGAAATCCTTCAAAAAGAGCTGCGGTCGTTTTTTCTCCTGTTTTCGGGAAAATAAAAAATAAAGAAAAGATATTTAAGGAGAGTAAAAGATTTACGATTTTAAATGTAACAGAGAATTATGTTTATCCTTATAGAGTGAAGGTTATAGCTCCAAAGAATACAGTTATCTCTTTCTGCGTTTATAACTACTCAGCCCTTATACCTATATTCGTTGATACTTTAAAGGAAAAGGAGAAAGAGTATATTCTTGGAAGAAATAATTACTTCATTTATTCTTCAAAAGGTAATCTCTGTGATTATAAAATTTTGAGACCAAAAAACAATTTTGATACAGTCCTTATTGAATTAGGAAAGAAAGAATTAAGGGATACATCCTTTTGGTTTTACGTAGGTGAAGAAATAGAAGATACTGAAAAACCCCTTTATAAACCTAACTTTGACTCTCTAAATCTTATAAGAAGTAAAAATTTTGAGAAGATTTCTTACTTAGACACATTAAAAATAAGGGATAAAAAACTTAGAAAAATTCTTGAGAACGCAAGAGGAAATAAAGAAAAATTATTAAGCTTTTATAACTCATTAAATGAGGAAGAAAAAAAAGATTTCATTGATTTTTTTGAAGACCTAAATCCAAAGGATCTTGTTATGCTTGATACAATAAACTTAAGAAAAGAACTCAAGTATATTAGAAATTCGTTAAATTTAGCTAAAGAGGCTCCAGATACAATCGTTGAAAAATACTTAATTCCCGAGAGGATACTTTACGAAGAGTTTGCCTTTTATAGATACTTGTTGTATGAAGAATTTAAAAAATACTTAGATAAAGATGTTAATAAAGTTGCTAAGAAGGTAAGTGATTGGGTGAAGAGAAATATAAAAGAAGAAAAAGAAAGGGAATTTTTTAAGCCTCTTTTAAATCCTTTGTACACTTATAAGTTAAGAAGGGGTAGAAACATTGAAAGATATATACTAATTTGTGGAATATTGAGATCGCTTGGAGTACCATCAAAAATTAAATGGAATTATAGGGGAGTTTTGTACTGGTACGATGGCTGGAATGAGATAAGCTTTGAAAAGGAAAAAGTAAGAGAGAAAGCTGTCTTAATCACAAAATTTTTAAGGGAGGGGAGAAACGTCTCAAAGGATTTTGAATATTTTGACAATTATAGTATCGTATCCTTTAAAGAGTATCCGGAAAGATTAGAACCAGAGATAATAAAAAGAGATACTATTCACATAGTTGATCTTGAAAAAGATGTTTACTATTTAATTTCGGGATTTAGAAACGCAAAGGGTGATGCTTTTGTAAGAATTAAAAAAGTTGATTTAAGAAAGATTGATACTCTAAGAACTTCTTTGGATGTAAGTATTCCCCACCAAGATCTTAAGCCGGGTGATATGGTCATAAGAAAATATAAAGAGTTCGAGGGTATTGAAAACATAGGATTAAAAAAAGAAGAGTTTTTAAAGGGTAAAGTGATCTTTTTATTTGTTGATTTTAAATCAGAGGAATCAAGAAGTACAGTATTAAATGCTAAGAAAAAAATAAATGAATTTGAGGGAAAAGTCTTTTTCTTTGGTGAAGATAAGTTAGAAATTGAAAAATTTTTAAGGGAAAATAACATAAAGGGTGAGGTCTTTAAAGTAAGTAAAGAATTGATCAATAAGTGGGGAATTAAGAGTCTCCCCTCAATCTTATACCTAAAAGAAAATAAACCTATTTTTTGGATAGAGGGTTTAACTTTACACCTAGGGGAACTCCTCCAAATAGAGTAG
- the rsmA gene encoding 16S rRNA (adenine(1518)-N(6)/adenine(1519)-N(6))-dimethyltransferase RsmA: MKRKFSQIFLVRESVAREMIEKMNISEGEYVIEVGPGKGILTKILLEKKARVISIEIDKKLCEYLRKKILDLDFYLIEGDFLKINTREILKKINLDRVKLISNVPYHITTYFLEKIIKERDCFSEIYLTLQKEVVERIISKPGTKEYSSLSIFVNFYMNIEILMPLPSFFFKPKPKVNSLFFKMTPKDSLPQVNEEKFFNLVRKAFQERRKKISRLLKDFKIQDKVEGDLAEKRPDQLSIEDYLNLYKLIS, translated from the coding sequence ATGAAAAGAAAGTTTTCGCAGATATTTTTGGTCAGAGAGAGTGTTGCAAGGGAAATGATTGAAAAAATGAATATCTCAGAGGGGGAATACGTAATTGAAGTAGGTCCAGGAAAAGGTATCCTCACAAAAATTCTTCTTGAAAAAAAAGCAAGAGTTATCTCAATAGAAATCGATAAAAAACTCTGTGAATACCTAAGAAAAAAAATTTTAGACCTTGATTTTTACTTAATTGAAGGAGACTTTTTGAAAATAAACACAAGGGAAATTCTAAAAAAAATTAATTTAGACAGGGTAAAACTTATCTCTAACGTTCCCTATCATATAACAACCTACTTCTTAGAAAAAATAATAAAAGAAAGAGACTGTTTTTCTGAAATTTACTTAACATTACAAAAAGAAGTGGTTGAAAGAATAATTTCTAAACCAGGAACTAAAGAATACTCATCCTTATCAATATTTGTAAACTTTTATATGAACATAGAAATTTTAATGCCACTTCCGTCTTTCTTTTTCAAACCAAAACCAAAAGTAAACTCCTTATTTTTCAAAATGACTCCTAAAGATTCTCTTCCCCAAGTTAACGAAGAAAAATTTTTTAACCTAGTAAGAAAAGCCTTTCAAGAAAGAAGAAAAAAAATTTCTAGACTCCTTAAAGATTTTAAAATTCAGGATAAAGTTGAAGGCGACTTAGCTGAAAAAAGGCCTGACCAACTCTCTATCGAAGATTACCTAAATCTCTACAAGTTAATAAGTTAA
- a CDS encoding superoxide dismutase has translation MAYKLPELPYSFDALEPYIDAMTMEIHYTKHHAGYVNNLNSAISKYPELEKYDLKDILRNIDSLPEDIRIAVRNNGGGHYNHTLFWEIMKKNGGREPKGELLKAIEKEFGSFSSFWEKFSNVAKTHFGSGWAWLAISRFGKLSVFSTPNQDNPIMIGYIPILGLDLWEHAYYLKYQNRRAEYVDNWFNVINWEKVYENYKNALEMIK, from the coding sequence ATGGCTTATAAATTACCAGAATTGCCCTATAGTTTTGATGCCTTAGAGCCCTATATAGACGCTATGACAATGGAAATACACTATACAAAACATCATGCCGGTTATGTAAATAACCTTAACTCTGCCATTTCAAAGTATCCAGAACTTGAAAAATATGATTTAAAAGATATATTAAGAAATATTGATTCACTACCAGAGGATATCAGAATTGCAGTTAGAAATAACGGAGGTGGCCACTATAACCATACTCTTTTCTGGGAGATAATGAAGAAAAATGGCGGAAGAGAACCTAAAGGTGAATTATTAAAGGCTATAGAAAAAGAATTCGGCTCCTTTTCCTCTTTTTGGGAAAAATTTTCAAATGTAGCTAAAACTCACTTTGGGTCAGGATGGGCTTGGCTTGCAATTTCAAGATTTGGAAAACTTTCTGTTTTTTCCACACCCAATCAAGATAACCCTATTATGATAGGTTATATCCCCATTCTTGGTCTAGATTTATGGGAACATGCCTATTATTTAAAATACCAAAATAGAAGAGCTGAGTACGTAGATAACTGGTTCAACGTTATAAACTGGGAAAAAGTCTACGAAAACTATAAAAATGCTCTAGAAATGATAAAGTAA
- the panB gene encoding 3-methyl-2-oxobutanoate hydroxymethyltransferase, whose protein sequence is MRKITVNDIISKKGKEKIVALTCYDYQMAKIEDEIGVDIILVGDSVANVLLGYDNTLRIGMEEMLVFVKAVARGVKKALLVGDMPFLSFQVSKEEAIKNAGLFIRAGCDAVKVEGGEESLEVIEFLVKNGIPVMGHIGLTPQWILKMGGYKIQGKTEESILKIKKDAKLLEEAGVFSIVLEGMKENLAKEITESLKIPTIGIGAGRFCDGQILVVWDVLGYTEEPHPKFVRLYDNLRGRIKGALEKFKEDVLKGNYPSENEIY, encoded by the coding sequence ATGAGGAAAATAACAGTTAATGACATAATTTCTAAAAAAGGAAAAGAAAAGATCGTAGCCCTTACCTGTTATGATTATCAGATGGCAAAGATAGAAGATGAAATAGGAGTGGATATAATACTTGTAGGTGACAGTGTTGCAAACGTTTTACTGGGCTACGATAACACCTTAAGGATTGGGATGGAGGAGATGTTAGTTTTTGTCAAAGCTGTTGCAAGGGGAGTAAAAAAAGCTCTACTTGTTGGTGATATGCCCTTTTTATCTTTTCAAGTATCAAAAGAAGAGGCAATAAAAAATGCAGGTCTTTTTATCAGAGCAGGATGTGACGCAGTAAAGGTGGAGGGAGGAGAAGAATCATTAGAAGTTATCGAATTCCTCGTTAAAAACGGAATACCAGTTATGGGCCATATTGGACTTACTCCACAGTGGATCTTAAAAATGGGTGGATACAAAATTCAAGGCAAAACTGAAGAAAGTATATTAAAGATAAAAAAAGATGCAAAACTTTTAGAGGAAGCTGGTGTTTTTTCAATAGTTCTTGAAGGTATGAAAGAGAACCTTGCTAAAGAAATAACCGAGAGCCTTAAGATTCCAACGATAGGAATTGGAGCTGGAAGATTCTGTGATGGTCAGATCCTTGTAGTTTGGGATGTATTAGGTTACACTGAAGAACCTCATCCAAAGTTTGTGAGGTTGTATGACAATTTAAGAGGGAGAATAAAAGGAGCCTTAGAGAAGTTTAAGGAAGATGTACTAAAGGGTAATTACCCTTCTGAGAATGAGATATATTGA
- a CDS encoding HAD family hydrolase, with protein sequence MEKIMVLFDIDGTLIYSGGAGIRSIEKSFSKLYGLENAMKNISPDGKTDPLIIEEVFLDKLNRKPSIDEIERVLSVYLENLENEIYNEKYKVFEGAIDFLEWAQSTKKFLIGLATGNLEEGAKIKLKPSGLLKYFEFGGYASDSPERSEILKIAYERGNQIAMRKNFKIKEVFVIGDTPRDILAAKKAGFLSIGMALFNHSKEELIRAGANYTFESYAELKEFFSQYISFSEG encoded by the coding sequence ATGGAAAAAATAATGGTGCTTTTCGATATAGATGGGACACTAATATACTCAGGGGGAGCAGGTATAAGATCAATCGAAAAGAGCTTTTCTAAACTTTATGGCTTAGAAAATGCAATGAAAAATATCTCACCTGATGGAAAAACTGACCCTCTAATCATTGAGGAGGTGTTTCTCGATAAACTAAATAGAAAACCCTCCATAGATGAAATTGAAAGGGTTCTTAGTGTTTATCTTGAAAATCTTGAAAATGAGATTTATAACGAAAAGTATAAAGTTTTTGAAGGAGCAATAGATTTTCTCGAGTGGGCTCAGAGCACAAAAAAGTTTTTAATTGGTCTTGCAACAGGAAACCTTGAAGAGGGTGCGAAAATAAAATTAAAACCCTCAGGTTTATTAAAGTATTTTGAGTTTGGAGGATACGCCTCAGACTCTCCAGAAAGAAGCGAGATCCTAAAGATTGCCTATGAAAGAGGAAATCAAATCGCAATGAGAAAAAACTTTAAGATAAAAGAGGTTTTTGTCATAGGAGACACACCAAGAGATATTTTAGCTGCCAAAAAGGCTGGCTTTTTATCTATAGGAATGGCACTATTTAATCACTCTAAAGAAGAACTTATAAGGGCAGGAGCCAACTACACATTTGAAAGTTATGCTGAACTTAAAGAGTTCTTTTCTCAATATATCTCATTCTCAGAAGGGTAA
- a CDS encoding tetratricopeptide repeat protein yields the protein MKFVLLLIFSTSWFYKDFERAKSSYESAKRGEENLENPFVYLIKSIEDLESGNYESSKLNFEKAKFLSNLDPATIFLMYLILEQKGISQYAHDLFPLIIKSKEKKQVSDIYPVSEYFIKKSEGATSLAMKLDALDKALLVSPSHLEAYSIKLENLYKNLKIFEFLKTLFSLSPFKTCNPLLKSILKLIVTRLLILFLYSLFFILILGILVRKRYFLYFIFKEKTLKFPYFEYIPLIIFFLLLILRAPLALFLVLIIPTLPLFELKEKILLVISIVLLLISTLLIFPLESHYLSHIKEPNNPYYLKYLTENSPYDEDILSKWDSFNLEEKNLIKSIIYMKKGDIVEAEKLLKNEKEKNSYIYNVNVGNLYFLKGKYDSAGIFYRNAINLNPKGFEAHFNLAQVAFVLVDLSLFEKQIEILNSIDPKKTERYINKIKEYKLLPFLFVYPEKFKKYKIKLERKGLFLDTFIFPPIFIPLSFVILFLIFFMKKSVRLDRCKICLKPIFSDKESVSPFGILCGDCKNEIINLESIKLKQRLAMRLKMKRFTKIKNLLLFSNIILPGLGFVINNSFILFLITSSIFSFGIIIMLFTQFKFFGIFFYLTSILISLIYYAIGGKVNENI from the coding sequence ATGAAATTTGTTTTACTTCTAATTTTTTCGACGTCTTGGTTTTATAAAGATTTTGAAAGAGCAAAGAGCTCATATGAAAGTGCGAAAAGGGGCGAAGAGAATTTAGAAAATCCCTTTGTTTATCTTATTAAATCAATTGAAGATTTAGAGTCTGGCAACTACGAAAGTTCAAAATTAAATTTTGAAAAAGCAAAATTTTTATCAAATCTTGATCCTGCTACCATTTTTCTTATGTATTTAATTTTAGAACAAAAGGGGATATCTCAATATGCTCATGATCTTTTTCCTCTAATCATTAAGTCAAAGGAAAAAAAGCAAGTATCAGATATTTATCCTGTATCAGAGTATTTTATAAAGAAATCAGAAGGAGCGACTTCTTTAGCTATGAAGCTAGATGCTCTTGATAAGGCACTTTTGGTTTCTCCCTCTCATCTTGAAGCATACTCGATTAAACTTGAAAATCTTTATAAAAACTTGAAAATTTTTGAATTTTTAAAAACCCTTTTTAGCCTTTCTCCCTTTAAAACTTGTAATCCTCTTTTAAAGAGTATTTTAAAATTAATTGTCACAAGACTTTTGATTCTTTTTTTATACTCCCTCTTTTTCATTTTAATCCTGGGAATCTTAGTAAGAAAGAGATATTTTTTATACTTTATATTCAAAGAGAAAACTTTGAAATTTCCCTATTTTGAATACATTCCCTTAATAATCTTTTTTCTACTTTTAATTTTAAGAGCTCCTTTAGCTCTTTTTTTAGTTTTAATAATTCCAACCCTTCCTTTATTTGAACTAAAGGAAAAAATCTTATTAGTCATATCTATAGTCTTACTTTTAATTTCTACACTTTTAATATTTCCATTAGAATCCCACTATCTTTCCCATATTAAAGAACCTAATAATCCCTATTATCTTAAATATTTAACAGAAAACTCTCCCTATGATGAGGATATTCTCTCAAAGTGGGATAGTTTCAATCTTGAAGAGAAAAATTTGATAAAAAGTATAATTTATATGAAAAAGGGTGATATAGTTGAAGCAGAAAAGTTATTAAAAAATGAAAAAGAGAAAAACAGTTATATATATAATGTAAATGTTGGTAATCTTTATTTTTTAAAGGGGAAATATGATTCTGCAGGAATTTTTTATAGAAATGCAATAAATTTAAACCCAAAAGGCTTTGAAGCACATTTCAATCTTGCACAAGTGGCATTTGTTCTTGTAGACCTTAGTCTTTTCGAGAAACAAATTGAGATTTTAAATAGCATAGATCCCAAAAAAACTGAAAGATATATAAATAAAATTAAAGAGTATAAACTCTTGCCCTTTTTGTTTGTTTATCCAGAAAAGTTTAAAAAATATAAAATAAAACTCGAAAGGAAGGGACTTTTTCTTGATACTTTCATTTTTCCACCCATTTTTATACCCCTTTCTTTTGTAATACTTTTTTTAATTTTTTTCATGAAAAAATCAGTAAGACTAGATAGATGTAAAATCTGCCTAAAGCCAATCTTTAGTGATAAAGAAAGTGTATCTCCCTTTGGCATTCTATGCGGAGATTGCAAAAATGAGATTATTAATCTTGAGTCCATAAAATTAAAGCAGAGACTTGCAATGAGGCTAAAAATGAAAAGGTTTACAAAAATTAAGAATTTGCTTCTTTTTTCAAATATAATCTTACCGGGTCTTGGCTTTGTAATTAATAACTCTTTTATACTTTTTTTAATAACCTCCTCAATTTTTTCTTTTGGCATAATAATAATGCTCTTTACTCAATTTAAATTTTTTGGTATTTTCTTTTACTTAACATCCATTTTAATATCACTGATCTACTATGCAATAGGAGGTAAGGTAAATGAAAACATTTAG
- a CDS encoding DUF4388 domain-containing protein codes for MKTFSEGMSGSLKIFSAPDVLQLISQQKKKGVVYFYRGKTEAAIGFEDGKVVAAYIIREGDFETLENFLVRSGIVSEQDFKTAKEIREDTGEPIEEILIRAGVITSDDLIDIITFKIQEVIDEIVTWRDGIYKFEPDKEIYKFSKVKLSLSLDSLLMEAAWHQDEWPRIKEKIKSSDMIFKISEKPYLELELEKDEKKVLKLINGKRTVQEIVNTSGLGKFRTYYALFRLYEMGRIEPVEESIEKPETVKQIIKREKSKIEEKTTFKLTPKQLYVSLAVISLLLFLIFRIDKRWIFPVVDRIIPEYKLEEIDESLFKISP; via the coding sequence ATGAAAACATTTAGTGAGGGGATGAGTGGAAGTTTAAAGATATTTTCAGCTCCTGATGTTCTCCAACTTATATCACAACAGAAAAAAAAGGGGGTAGTTTACTTTTATAGGGGAAAAACAGAGGCAGCAATAGGATTTGAAGATGGAAAAGTAGTAGCCGCCTATATAATAAGAGAGGGAGATTTTGAAACGCTTGAAAATTTTCTTGTAAGGTCAGGTATTGTATCAGAACAAGATTTTAAAACTGCAAAGGAAATCCGGGAAGATACAGGAGAACCAATTGAAGAAATTCTTATAAGAGCAGGTGTTATAACTTCTGATGATCTTATTGATATAATTACCTTTAAAATTCAGGAAGTTATAGATGAAATAGTCACTTGGAGAGATGGGATTTATAAGTTTGAACCAGATAAGGAAATTTATAAATTTTCAAAGGTAAAATTAAGTTTGTCTTTAGATTCTTTACTGATGGAGGCTGCATGGCATCAAGATGAATGGCCGAGAATAAAAGAAAAAATTAAAAGCTCTGACATGATTTTTAAAATTTCAGAAAAACCTTATCTTGAGCTTGAATTAGAAAAAGACGAAAAAAAAGTTCTTAAACTTATTAATGGAAAAAGAACCGTTCAGGAAATTGTCAATACAAGTGGTCTTGGAAAATTCAGAACTTACTATGCTCTCTTTAGACTCTATGAGATGGGAAGAATTGAACCAGTAGAAGAATCTATTGAAAAACCCGAAACAGTTAAACAAATTATAAAGAGAGAAAAGTCTAAAATTGAGGAAAAAACTACTTTTAAACTTACTCCTAAACAACTCTATGTATCTTTAGCAGTTATTTCCCTTTTACTTTTTTTAATTTTTAGAATTGACAAAAGATGGATTTTTCCTGTTGTTGATAGAATTATTCCTGAATATAAATTAGAAGAAATAGATGAAAGTTTATTTAAAATCTCCCCATGA
- the meaB gene encoding methylmalonyl Co-A mutase-associated GTPase MeaB, with product MNYKRELSKLITKIENFEKLDSEVLKKIFEREGKAHRIGFTGPPGAGKSTLTDKIASLLADENKKVGIIAVDPTSPFTGGAILGDRIRMEESSKRGIFIRSLGSRGGIGGLSRRTYLSSLSMEAFGMDYIIIETVGVGQIDLEIRFVADTTVVVLTPESGDYIQAMKAGLMEIGDIYVVNKADRPGAEEIKREIEFVLSFLPYSDWNKRVLLSSGLRGDGIEELKKEIVNHQNYLESTKKKEKIVKERRKRFLKDFLRDEIWDQIDLLLEKNGLIEKFLADIELGKSLDDIKKDFYNFLKKGLDSPLI from the coding sequence ATGAATTATAAAAGAGAACTTTCAAAACTTATAACAAAAATTGAAAATTTTGAGAAACTTGACTCTGAAGTTTTAAAAAAGATATTTGAAAGAGAGGGGAAGGCACATAGAATTGGTTTTACAGGACCACCTGGAGCTGGAAAAAGCACTTTAACAGATAAAATAGCTTCATTACTTGCAGACGAAAACAAAAAGGTTGGAATAATAGCAGTTGACCCCACAAGCCCATTTACAGGTGGAGCTATACTTGGAGATAGAATAAGAATGGAAGAATCTTCAAAAAGAGGTATATTTATAAGAAGTCTTGGGTCAAGGGGAGGGATAGGCGGTTTATCCAGGAGAACCTATCTTTCTAGTTTATCTATGGAAGCCTTTGGAATGGATTACATAATTATTGAAACTGTTGGAGTCGGACAAATTGATTTAGAGATTAGGTTCGTCGCTGACACAACTGTAGTAGTTCTAACACCTGAATCAGGAGACTACATTCAAGCGATGAAAGCAGGTCTTATGGAAATCGGTGATATTTATGTAGTTAATAAGGCCGATAGACCTGGAGCTGAAGAAATTAAGAGGGAAATAGAGTTTGTCCTTTCATTTTTACCTTATTCTGATTGGAATAAAAGGGTTTTACTTTCAAGTGGACTTAGAGGGGATGGCATAGAAGAATTAAAAAAAGAGATAGTAAATCATCAAAATTACTTAGAATCAACGAAGAAGAAGGAAAAAATTGTTAAAGAAAGAAGAAAAAGATTTTTAAAAGATTTCTTAAGGGATGAAATATGGGATCAAATTGATCTTTTACTTGAAAAAAACGGTCTTATTGAAAAATTCTTGGCTGATATCGAACTCGGTAAATCCCTTGATGATATAAAGAAAGATTTTTATAACTTTTTAAAGAAGGGGTTAGATTCCCCCTTAATTTAA
- a CDS encoding methylmalonyl-CoA mutase family protein gives MDLERILEEKRRWEKECALRYKDQKERYRTISGLEIKNLYTPFDIKDLDYLKDLGFPGEYPFTRGIHGNMYRGKLWTIRQFSGFGTAKDTNERFKFLLKHGQTGLSTAFDMPTLMGLDSDHPLAEGEIGREGVAVDTLKDFEILFDGIPLDKVSTSFTINSPASIILAMYIAVGEKQGVPSHLLRGTIQNDILKEYHAQNEWIFPPEPSIKIITDIFEFAKDHLPKFNTISISGYHIREAGSTAVQELAFTLADGFAYVEAGIRRGLDVDEFASRLSFFFNAHMDFFEEIAKFRAARRIWAREMKERYKAKDPRSLMLRFHTQTAGCSLQAQQPLVNIIRTTLEALSAVLGGTQSLHTNSYDEALQLPADLPAIISLRTQQVIAYESGVINTVDPLAGSYFVEALTNKMEEEAYKYFDEILKKGNGSFLDGVLKGIEEGYFKREIANAAYEFQKRVESGDYIIVGVNKFVDPEEKIEVPPFRIDPDIERKQIEFLRKVKSERDNIAVKNALNSLKRAAERGDNLMPYIIECVKRYATEGEIVDTLKAVYGVYREKIVV, from the coding sequence ATGGATTTAGAGAGAATTTTAGAGGAAAAAAGAAGATGGGAAAAGGAATGTGCCTTAAGGTATAAGGATCAAAAGGAAAGATATAGGACAATTTCAGGGCTTGAGATAAAAAATCTTTATACACCTTTTGATATTAAAGATCTTGACTACTTGAAAGATCTTGGGTTTCCAGGGGAGTATCCTTTTACAAGAGGAATACACGGAAATATGTATAGGGGAAAGTTATGGACAATTAGACAATTTTCAGGTTTCGGTACAGCCAAAGATACAAATGAGAGGTTCAAATTTCTTTTAAAACACGGTCAAACGGGACTTTCTACTGCCTTTGATATGCCAACTCTTATGGGTTTAGATTCTGACCATCCCTTAGCAGAGGGAGAAATAGGTAGAGAGGGAGTTGCTGTAGATACATTAAAAGATTTTGAAATTCTCTTTGATGGTATACCTCTTGATAAGGTTTCTACATCCTTCACTATAAATTCACCTGCTTCTATAATACTTGCTATGTATATAGCTGTAGGAGAAAAACAAGGTGTCCCTTCCCACCTTTTAAGAGGTACCATTCAGAACGATATATTAAAAGAATATCATGCTCAAAATGAATGGATTTTCCCTCCAGAGCCTTCTATTAAAATAATTACAGATATTTTTGAATTTGCAAAAGATCATCTTCCTAAGTTTAATACAATTTCGATTTCAGGCTATCACATAAGGGAGGCAGGATCAACAGCTGTTCAGGAACTTGCCTTTACTCTTGCAGATGGTTTTGCCTATGTTGAGGCAGGAATTAGAAGAGGACTTGATGTAGATGAGTTTGCAAGTAGACTCTCTTTTTTCTTCAACGCTCATATGGATTTCTTTGAAGAAATAGCAAAGTTTAGAGCAGCAAGGAGAATATGGGCAAGAGAAATGAAAGAAAGATATAAAGCTAAGGATCCAAGATCCCTTATGCTGAGATTTCACACTCAAACGGCAGGTTGTTCTCTTCAGGCACAACAGCCACTTGTGAACATAATAAGAACAACTTTAGAGGCACTCTCAGCAGTTTTAGGTGGAACTCAAAGCCTTCACACCAATTCCTATGATGAGGCTCTCCAACTTCCGGCAGATCTACCAGCTATTATATCTTTAAGAACCCAGCAAGTTATAGCTTATGAATCTGGGGTCATAAACACTGTTGATCCTCTTGCGGGAAGTTATTTTGTAGAAGCTTTGACAAATAAAATGGAGGAAGAGGCTTATAAATATTTTGATGAGATTCTTAAAAAGGGTAATGGTTCATTCTTAGATGGAGTTCTTAAGGGAATTGAGGAGGGCTATTTTAAAAGGGAGATAGCTAATGCCGCATATGAATTTCAAAAGAGAGTTGAGTCAGGTGATTATATAATTGTGGGGGTTAATAAGTTCGTTGATCCTGAGGAAAAAATTGAGGTTCCACCCTTCCGGATTGATCCTGATATTGAAAGAAAACAGATAGAATTTCTACGTAAGGTGAAATCAGAGAGGGATAACATAGCCGTAAAAAATGCTCTAAATTCTCTCAAAAGGGCAGCAGAAAGAGGAGATAATTTAATGCCTTATATTATAGAGTGTGTGAAAAGGTACGCAACTGAGGGTGAAATTGTTGATACTTTAAAGGCTGTCTACGGGGTCTATAGGGAAAAAATAGTTGTTTAA